A stretch of the Musa acuminata AAA Group cultivar baxijiao chromosome BXJ2-7, Cavendish_Baxijiao_AAA, whole genome shotgun sequence genome encodes the following:
- the LOC103992221 gene encoding GPI ethanolamine phosphate transferase 2 isoform X2: MSSSSLTCGKLASWTIAAVLLQILGLSLFVIGFFPVKPTLPGFSGAESYRAPTCDPVLDAEERDLPSEKLRTLYKELSKVPPSYGRLVLMVIDGLPAEFVLGRGDKPPTKAMMEAMPYTQSLLSSGKARGYYAKAAPPTVTMPRLKAMVSGAIGGFLDVAFNFNTQVLLDDNLLDQFKRIGWELVMHGDETWIKLFPRIFTRQDGVSSFYVKDTVEVDFNVSRHLDVELAAEDWNLLILHYLGLDHVGHIGGRHSTLMPAKLKEMDDVIKMIHMGSTVHHQNPDASTLLVVVSDHGMTNGGNHGGSSYEETDSLALFIGSGVESLEFSMNAHKAVHQVDIAPTLALLFGVPIPKNNIGVLLRGMFDTLTDEQRLRTLQLNSWQLLRLLQAHLPNFLCGDVTCISGEDNLLTDQSIFSMKENLCYLYSRAISAHNAWLLHQISGLTSNDADDLGYAVNSYYDFLGNASEWLSHRATDKPINLLLSGIVIMLISCVLLLNTVFKLFKEVYITQGKYCSQPKEISQVWQVDEAFVLIGLVIHALSLGASSMVEEEQYTWHFLTSTLYLLFLLTTIRSLFKTAASDLMKMKKPEENLTLHLAVSNDESSYTTNNRSLPWTKLQKNHQIYPVLVVLIFGRILRGWHQGGINWVHLPDISKLLMQAGSFSIKALQIFSLLNFMLVGSFAFSLVRSTTHFVHIVRTSYFMSGCLVLLHIINSQTHNIGPTDSSATSVAQLFYICAGSAVLLTVLVSPWIYPVNHEASSNIGKFNLSSHAKDTSSIAESSTSSLTKEMISFYFQWGIGHCTYLIGTTCMVFWCLLQLLLQQPVNAIPLLVIFLQETASIIYFSSYGSLHKQWIEVVAMLFLGMAGHFGLGNSNSLATIDVAGAFIGISSHSTVLSGILMFIITHASPLLSFLSMLIYISLKDMNGLFPSNLRWSSILQLLIGFPCLLPLVLNSVVLVAFTITLLLMRNHLFVWSVFSPKYLYLCAATMCVYIGVLIIAATVVYTGVVLFVRTKNFNLKLQNFG; this comes from the exons ATGTCTTCGTCTTCTTTAACCTGCGGCAAGCTCGCATCTTGGACAATCGCGGCCGTCCTGCTTCAGATCCTCGGTCTTTCCCTTTTCGTCATAGGTTTCTTTCCCGTCAAACCCACTCTCCCCGGCTTTAG CGGTGCGGAGAGTTATCGAGCGCCGACATGTGATCCTGTACTGGATGCTGAAGAGCGGGATCTGCCCTCGGAGAAGCTGAGAACATTGTATAAG GAACTGTCTAaggtgcctccatcatatggccgATTAGTACTGATG GTTATTGATGGGCTGCCTGCTGAATTTGTGCTGGGAAGAGGTGACAAGCCTCCAACTAAGGCCATGATGGAGGCGATGCCCTATACTCAATCTTTACTGTCCAGTGGAAAGGCAAGGGGTTATTATGCAAAAGCTGCACCTCCTACAGTTACCATGCCTAGGTTAAAG GCTATGGTCTCTGGTGCAATTGGTGGTTTTTTGGATGTGGCATTTAACTTTAACACGCAAGTTCTATtagacgataatcttcttg ACCAATTCAAACGCATTGGTTGGGAGTTGGTGATGCATGGGGATGAGACTTGGATTAAACTTTTTCCTAGAATATTTACCAGGCAAGATGGAGTGAGCAGCTTTTAT GTGAAAGACACAGTTGAAGTTGATTTTAATGTTTCCCGTCATCTAGATGTTGAACTTGCTGCTGAGGATTGGAATCTTCTG ATACTACACTATCTTGGCTTGGACCATGTGGGTCATATTGGTGGACGCCATAG TACCTTGATGCCTGCAAAGCTGAAGGAGATGGATGATGTCATTAAGATGATTCATATGGGCTCTACTGTgcaccaccaaaatcctgatgcTAGCACATTATTG GTAGTTGTTAGTGACCATGGGATGACTAACGGTGGAAACCATGGAGGATCCtcatatgaagaaactgattcatTAGCTCTTTTTATTGGCTCTGGAGTTGAGAGCTTGGAGTTTTCTATGAATGCTCATAAGGCCGTTCACCAG GTGGACATTGCTCCAACTTTAGCTCTTCTTTTTGGGGTGCCGATTCCGAAGAACAACATAGGAGTCCTGCTGAGGGGAATGTTTGATACATTGACAG ATGAGCAAAGGCTACGAACCTTACAGCTAAATTCCTGGCAGTTATTAAGACTATTGCAAGCACATTTACCCAACTTTCTTTGTGGGGATGTGACTTGTATTAGTGGTGAAGACAATCTGCTAACTGATCAATCTATTTTTAGCATGAAGGAAAATCTATGTTATTTATATTCAAGAGCTATATCTGCTCATAATGCATGGCTACTCCATCAGATTTCAGGCTTGAC ATCAAATGATGCTGATGATCTTGGATATGCCGTTAATTCTTATTATGACTTCTTAGGAAATGCGAGTGAGTGGTTGTCTCACAGAGCCACTGAT AAACCTATCAACTTGCTTCTGTCTGGTATTGTCATAATGCTTATCTCATGTGTTCTACTACTTAACACTGTATTTAAATTGTTCAAAGAAGTCTACATTACACAGGGGAAGTACTGTTCTCAGCCAAAAGAAATTAGTCAAGTGTGGCAAGTTGATGAAGCCTTTGTTCTTATTGGGCTAGTAATTCATGCTCTTAGTCTTGGTGCAAGTTCCATGGTGGAAGAAGAGCAATATACTTGGCATTTTTTGACTTCCACACTCTATTTGTTATTTCTCTTAACAACAATCAGATCACTTTTTAAGACGGCTGCATCAGATTTGATGAAAATGAAGAAGCCTGAAGAAAATCTTACTCTCCACCTGGCTGTATCAAATGATGAAAGCAGTTACACTACCAATAACAGATCATTGCCCTGGACAAAATTGCAgaaaaatcatcaaatatatccTGTCCTTGTTGTTCTCATCTTTGGAAGAATACTGAGAGGCTGGCATCAAGGTGGTATCAATTGGGTTCATCTCCCTGATATCTCAAAGTTGCTGATGCAAGCTGGTTCCTTTAGTATAAAAGCTCTTCAGATATTCTCGCTACTTAATTTCATGCTTGTGGGTTCATTTGCCTTCTCTCTAGTAAGATCAACGACACACTTTGTTCACATAGTTCGCACGAGCTATTTTATGTCTGGATGTCTGGTATTATTGCATATAATCAACAGTCAGACTCATAATATTGGACCAACAGATTCTAGTGCCACTTCGGTAGCTCAGCTCTTCTACATATGTGCTGGGAGTGCAGTATTACTAACTGTACTAGTATCACCATGGATTTATCCTGTTAATCATGAGGCAAGCAGTAACATAGGTAAATTTAATTTGAGCTCTCATGCTAAAGACACAAGTAGCATAGCTGAATCTAGCACCAGCTCTCTTACCAAAGAAATgataagtttttattttcaatggGGAATTGGACATTGCACATACCTGATTGGAACCACATGCATGGTATTTTGGTGTCTTTTACAGCTGCTACTACAGCAGCCAGTAAATGCTATTCCTCTGTTGGTGATTTTTTTACAAGAAACAGCCAGCATTATCTATTTTTCATCATACGGATCACTTCACAAGCAATGGATTGAG GTTGTTGCAATGCTCTTTTTGGGAATGGCAGGTCATTTTGGTCTGGGCAACAGTAACAGCCTGGCTACTATTGATGTTGCTGGGGCATTTATA GGCATCTCAAGCCATTCAACTGTTCTTTCCGGGATTCTGATGTTCATTATTACCCATGCATCACCTCTGTTGTCTTTTCTGAGCATGCTGATATACATTTCTCTAAAGGATATGAATGGCCTATTTCCAAGTAATTTAAGGTGGAGCAGTATATTACAACTATTGATTGGATTTCCTTGTTTGCTTCCACTGGTCTTAAACTCAGTTGTATTGGTTGCTTTCACCATCACATTGCTGCTTATGAGAAACCACTTGTTTGTTTGGAGTGTCTTCTCACCAAA GTACCTTTATCTTTGTGCTGCAACTATGTGTGTCTACATTGGGGTACTTATAATAGCTGCCACTGTAGTTTACACTGGCGTCGTACTATTTGTGAGGACAAAAAATTTCAACTTGAAGCTTCAAAATTTTGGATGA
- the LOC103992221 gene encoding GPI ethanolamine phosphate transferase 2 isoform X1: MSSSSLTCGKLASWTIAAVLLQILGLSLFVIGFFPVKPTLPGFRSRCYFSGAESYRAPTCDPVLDAEERDLPSEKLRTLYKELSKVPPSYGRLVLMVIDGLPAEFVLGRGDKPPTKAMMEAMPYTQSLLSSGKARGYYAKAAPPTVTMPRLKAMVSGAIGGFLDVAFNFNTQVLLDDNLLDQFKRIGWELVMHGDETWIKLFPRIFTRQDGVSSFYVKDTVEVDFNVSRHLDVELAAEDWNLLILHYLGLDHVGHIGGRHSTLMPAKLKEMDDVIKMIHMGSTVHHQNPDASTLLVVVSDHGMTNGGNHGGSSYEETDSLALFIGSGVESLEFSMNAHKAVHQVDIAPTLALLFGVPIPKNNIGVLLRGMFDTLTDEQRLRTLQLNSWQLLRLLQAHLPNFLCGDVTCISGEDNLLTDQSIFSMKENLCYLYSRAISAHNAWLLHQISGLTSNDADDLGYAVNSYYDFLGNASEWLSHRATDKPINLLLSGIVIMLISCVLLLNTVFKLFKEVYITQGKYCSQPKEISQVWQVDEAFVLIGLVIHALSLGASSMVEEEQYTWHFLTSTLYLLFLLTTIRSLFKTAASDLMKMKKPEENLTLHLAVSNDESSYTTNNRSLPWTKLQKNHQIYPVLVVLIFGRILRGWHQGGINWVHLPDISKLLMQAGSFSIKALQIFSLLNFMLVGSFAFSLVRSTTHFVHIVRTSYFMSGCLVLLHIINSQTHNIGPTDSSATSVAQLFYICAGSAVLLTVLVSPWIYPVNHEASSNIGKFNLSSHAKDTSSIAESSTSSLTKEMISFYFQWGIGHCTYLIGTTCMVFWCLLQLLLQQPVNAIPLLVIFLQETASIIYFSSYGSLHKQWIEVVAMLFLGMAGHFGLGNSNSLATIDVAGAFIGISSHSTVLSGILMFIITHASPLLSFLSMLIYISLKDMNGLFPSNLRWSSILQLLIGFPCLLPLVLNSVVLVAFTITLLLMRNHLFVWSVFSPKYLYLCAATMCVYIGVLIIAATVVYTGVVLFVRTKNFNLKLQNFG, translated from the exons ATGTCTTCGTCTTCTTTAACCTGCGGCAAGCTCGCATCTTGGACAATCGCGGCCGTCCTGCTTCAGATCCTCGGTCTTTCCCTTTTCGTCATAGGTTTCTTTCCCGTCAAACCCACTCTCCCCGGCTTTAG GTCACGTTGCTATTTTAGCGGTGCGGAGAGTTATCGAGCGCCGACATGTGATCCTGTACTGGATGCTGAAGAGCGGGATCTGCCCTCGGAGAAGCTGAGAACATTGTATAAG GAACTGTCTAaggtgcctccatcatatggccgATTAGTACTGATG GTTATTGATGGGCTGCCTGCTGAATTTGTGCTGGGAAGAGGTGACAAGCCTCCAACTAAGGCCATGATGGAGGCGATGCCCTATACTCAATCTTTACTGTCCAGTGGAAAGGCAAGGGGTTATTATGCAAAAGCTGCACCTCCTACAGTTACCATGCCTAGGTTAAAG GCTATGGTCTCTGGTGCAATTGGTGGTTTTTTGGATGTGGCATTTAACTTTAACACGCAAGTTCTATtagacgataatcttcttg ACCAATTCAAACGCATTGGTTGGGAGTTGGTGATGCATGGGGATGAGACTTGGATTAAACTTTTTCCTAGAATATTTACCAGGCAAGATGGAGTGAGCAGCTTTTAT GTGAAAGACACAGTTGAAGTTGATTTTAATGTTTCCCGTCATCTAGATGTTGAACTTGCTGCTGAGGATTGGAATCTTCTG ATACTACACTATCTTGGCTTGGACCATGTGGGTCATATTGGTGGACGCCATAG TACCTTGATGCCTGCAAAGCTGAAGGAGATGGATGATGTCATTAAGATGATTCATATGGGCTCTACTGTgcaccaccaaaatcctgatgcTAGCACATTATTG GTAGTTGTTAGTGACCATGGGATGACTAACGGTGGAAACCATGGAGGATCCtcatatgaagaaactgattcatTAGCTCTTTTTATTGGCTCTGGAGTTGAGAGCTTGGAGTTTTCTATGAATGCTCATAAGGCCGTTCACCAG GTGGACATTGCTCCAACTTTAGCTCTTCTTTTTGGGGTGCCGATTCCGAAGAACAACATAGGAGTCCTGCTGAGGGGAATGTTTGATACATTGACAG ATGAGCAAAGGCTACGAACCTTACAGCTAAATTCCTGGCAGTTATTAAGACTATTGCAAGCACATTTACCCAACTTTCTTTGTGGGGATGTGACTTGTATTAGTGGTGAAGACAATCTGCTAACTGATCAATCTATTTTTAGCATGAAGGAAAATCTATGTTATTTATATTCAAGAGCTATATCTGCTCATAATGCATGGCTACTCCATCAGATTTCAGGCTTGAC ATCAAATGATGCTGATGATCTTGGATATGCCGTTAATTCTTATTATGACTTCTTAGGAAATGCGAGTGAGTGGTTGTCTCACAGAGCCACTGAT AAACCTATCAACTTGCTTCTGTCTGGTATTGTCATAATGCTTATCTCATGTGTTCTACTACTTAACACTGTATTTAAATTGTTCAAAGAAGTCTACATTACACAGGGGAAGTACTGTTCTCAGCCAAAAGAAATTAGTCAAGTGTGGCAAGTTGATGAAGCCTTTGTTCTTATTGGGCTAGTAATTCATGCTCTTAGTCTTGGTGCAAGTTCCATGGTGGAAGAAGAGCAATATACTTGGCATTTTTTGACTTCCACACTCTATTTGTTATTTCTCTTAACAACAATCAGATCACTTTTTAAGACGGCTGCATCAGATTTGATGAAAATGAAGAAGCCTGAAGAAAATCTTACTCTCCACCTGGCTGTATCAAATGATGAAAGCAGTTACACTACCAATAACAGATCATTGCCCTGGACAAAATTGCAgaaaaatcatcaaatatatccTGTCCTTGTTGTTCTCATCTTTGGAAGAATACTGAGAGGCTGGCATCAAGGTGGTATCAATTGGGTTCATCTCCCTGATATCTCAAAGTTGCTGATGCAAGCTGGTTCCTTTAGTATAAAAGCTCTTCAGATATTCTCGCTACTTAATTTCATGCTTGTGGGTTCATTTGCCTTCTCTCTAGTAAGATCAACGACACACTTTGTTCACATAGTTCGCACGAGCTATTTTATGTCTGGATGTCTGGTATTATTGCATATAATCAACAGTCAGACTCATAATATTGGACCAACAGATTCTAGTGCCACTTCGGTAGCTCAGCTCTTCTACATATGTGCTGGGAGTGCAGTATTACTAACTGTACTAGTATCACCATGGATTTATCCTGTTAATCATGAGGCAAGCAGTAACATAGGTAAATTTAATTTGAGCTCTCATGCTAAAGACACAAGTAGCATAGCTGAATCTAGCACCAGCTCTCTTACCAAAGAAATgataagtttttattttcaatggGGAATTGGACATTGCACATACCTGATTGGAACCACATGCATGGTATTTTGGTGTCTTTTACAGCTGCTACTACAGCAGCCAGTAAATGCTATTCCTCTGTTGGTGATTTTTTTACAAGAAACAGCCAGCATTATCTATTTTTCATCATACGGATCACTTCACAAGCAATGGATTGAG GTTGTTGCAATGCTCTTTTTGGGAATGGCAGGTCATTTTGGTCTGGGCAACAGTAACAGCCTGGCTACTATTGATGTTGCTGGGGCATTTATA GGCATCTCAAGCCATTCAACTGTTCTTTCCGGGATTCTGATGTTCATTATTACCCATGCATCACCTCTGTTGTCTTTTCTGAGCATGCTGATATACATTTCTCTAAAGGATATGAATGGCCTATTTCCAAGTAATTTAAGGTGGAGCAGTATATTACAACTATTGATTGGATTTCCTTGTTTGCTTCCACTGGTCTTAAACTCAGTTGTATTGGTTGCTTTCACCATCACATTGCTGCTTATGAGAAACCACTTGTTTGTTTGGAGTGTCTTCTCACCAAA GTACCTTTATCTTTGTGCTGCAACTATGTGTGTCTACATTGGGGTACTTATAATAGCTGCCACTGTAGTTTACACTGGCGTCGTACTATTTGTGAGGACAAAAAATTTCAACTTGAAGCTTCAAAATTTTGGATGA
- the LOC103992221 gene encoding GPI ethanolamine phosphate transferase 2 isoform X3: MMEAMPYTQSLLSSGKARGYYAKAAPPTVTMPRLKAMVSGAIGGFLDVAFNFNTQVLLDDNLLDQFKRIGWELVMHGDETWIKLFPRIFTRQDGVSSFYVKDTVEVDFNVSRHLDVELAAEDWNLLILHYLGLDHVGHIGGRHSTLMPAKLKEMDDVIKMIHMGSTVHHQNPDASTLLVVVSDHGMTNGGNHGGSSYEETDSLALFIGSGVESLEFSMNAHKAVHQVDIAPTLALLFGVPIPKNNIGVLLRGMFDTLTDEQRLRTLQLNSWQLLRLLQAHLPNFLCGDVTCISGEDNLLTDQSIFSMKENLCYLYSRAISAHNAWLLHQISGLTSNDADDLGYAVNSYYDFLGNASEWLSHRATDKPINLLLSGIVIMLISCVLLLNTVFKLFKEVYITQGKYCSQPKEISQVWQVDEAFVLIGLVIHALSLGASSMVEEEQYTWHFLTSTLYLLFLLTTIRSLFKTAASDLMKMKKPEENLTLHLAVSNDESSYTTNNRSLPWTKLQKNHQIYPVLVVLIFGRILRGWHQGGINWVHLPDISKLLMQAGSFSIKALQIFSLLNFMLVGSFAFSLVRSTTHFVHIVRTSYFMSGCLVLLHIINSQTHNIGPTDSSATSVAQLFYICAGSAVLLTVLVSPWIYPVNHEASSNIGKFNLSSHAKDTSSIAESSTSSLTKEMISFYFQWGIGHCTYLIGTTCMVFWCLLQLLLQQPVNAIPLLVIFLQETASIIYFSSYGSLHKQWIEVVAMLFLGMAGHFGLGNSNSLATIDVAGAFIGISSHSTVLSGILMFIITHASPLLSFLSMLIYISLKDMNGLFPSNLRWSSILQLLIGFPCLLPLVLNSVVLVAFTITLLLMRNHLFVWSVFSPKYLYLCAATMCVYIGVLIIAATVVYTGVVLFVRTKNFNLKLQNFG; encoded by the exons ATGATGGAGGCGATGCCCTATACTCAATCTTTACTGTCCAGTGGAAAGGCAAGGGGTTATTATGCAAAAGCTGCACCTCCTACAGTTACCATGCCTAGGTTAAAG GCTATGGTCTCTGGTGCAATTGGTGGTTTTTTGGATGTGGCATTTAACTTTAACACGCAAGTTCTATtagacgataatcttcttg ACCAATTCAAACGCATTGGTTGGGAGTTGGTGATGCATGGGGATGAGACTTGGATTAAACTTTTTCCTAGAATATTTACCAGGCAAGATGGAGTGAGCAGCTTTTAT GTGAAAGACACAGTTGAAGTTGATTTTAATGTTTCCCGTCATCTAGATGTTGAACTTGCTGCTGAGGATTGGAATCTTCTG ATACTACACTATCTTGGCTTGGACCATGTGGGTCATATTGGTGGACGCCATAG TACCTTGATGCCTGCAAAGCTGAAGGAGATGGATGATGTCATTAAGATGATTCATATGGGCTCTACTGTgcaccaccaaaatcctgatgcTAGCACATTATTG GTAGTTGTTAGTGACCATGGGATGACTAACGGTGGAAACCATGGAGGATCCtcatatgaagaaactgattcatTAGCTCTTTTTATTGGCTCTGGAGTTGAGAGCTTGGAGTTTTCTATGAATGCTCATAAGGCCGTTCACCAG GTGGACATTGCTCCAACTTTAGCTCTTCTTTTTGGGGTGCCGATTCCGAAGAACAACATAGGAGTCCTGCTGAGGGGAATGTTTGATACATTGACAG ATGAGCAAAGGCTACGAACCTTACAGCTAAATTCCTGGCAGTTATTAAGACTATTGCAAGCACATTTACCCAACTTTCTTTGTGGGGATGTGACTTGTATTAGTGGTGAAGACAATCTGCTAACTGATCAATCTATTTTTAGCATGAAGGAAAATCTATGTTATTTATATTCAAGAGCTATATCTGCTCATAATGCATGGCTACTCCATCAGATTTCAGGCTTGAC ATCAAATGATGCTGATGATCTTGGATATGCCGTTAATTCTTATTATGACTTCTTAGGAAATGCGAGTGAGTGGTTGTCTCACAGAGCCACTGAT AAACCTATCAACTTGCTTCTGTCTGGTATTGTCATAATGCTTATCTCATGTGTTCTACTACTTAACACTGTATTTAAATTGTTCAAAGAAGTCTACATTACACAGGGGAAGTACTGTTCTCAGCCAAAAGAAATTAGTCAAGTGTGGCAAGTTGATGAAGCCTTTGTTCTTATTGGGCTAGTAATTCATGCTCTTAGTCTTGGTGCAAGTTCCATGGTGGAAGAAGAGCAATATACTTGGCATTTTTTGACTTCCACACTCTATTTGTTATTTCTCTTAACAACAATCAGATCACTTTTTAAGACGGCTGCATCAGATTTGATGAAAATGAAGAAGCCTGAAGAAAATCTTACTCTCCACCTGGCTGTATCAAATGATGAAAGCAGTTACACTACCAATAACAGATCATTGCCCTGGACAAAATTGCAgaaaaatcatcaaatatatccTGTCCTTGTTGTTCTCATCTTTGGAAGAATACTGAGAGGCTGGCATCAAGGTGGTATCAATTGGGTTCATCTCCCTGATATCTCAAAGTTGCTGATGCAAGCTGGTTCCTTTAGTATAAAAGCTCTTCAGATATTCTCGCTACTTAATTTCATGCTTGTGGGTTCATTTGCCTTCTCTCTAGTAAGATCAACGACACACTTTGTTCACATAGTTCGCACGAGCTATTTTATGTCTGGATGTCTGGTATTATTGCATATAATCAACAGTCAGACTCATAATATTGGACCAACAGATTCTAGTGCCACTTCGGTAGCTCAGCTCTTCTACATATGTGCTGGGAGTGCAGTATTACTAACTGTACTAGTATCACCATGGATTTATCCTGTTAATCATGAGGCAAGCAGTAACATAGGTAAATTTAATTTGAGCTCTCATGCTAAAGACACAAGTAGCATAGCTGAATCTAGCACCAGCTCTCTTACCAAAGAAATgataagtttttattttcaatggGGAATTGGACATTGCACATACCTGATTGGAACCACATGCATGGTATTTTGGTGTCTTTTACAGCTGCTACTACAGCAGCCAGTAAATGCTATTCCTCTGTTGGTGATTTTTTTACAAGAAACAGCCAGCATTATCTATTTTTCATCATACGGATCACTTCACAAGCAATGGATTGAG GTTGTTGCAATGCTCTTTTTGGGAATGGCAGGTCATTTTGGTCTGGGCAACAGTAACAGCCTGGCTACTATTGATGTTGCTGGGGCATTTATA GGCATCTCAAGCCATTCAACTGTTCTTTCCGGGATTCTGATGTTCATTATTACCCATGCATCACCTCTGTTGTCTTTTCTGAGCATGCTGATATACATTTCTCTAAAGGATATGAATGGCCTATTTCCAAGTAATTTAAGGTGGAGCAGTATATTACAACTATTGATTGGATTTCCTTGTTTGCTTCCACTGGTCTTAAACTCAGTTGTATTGGTTGCTTTCACCATCACATTGCTGCTTATGAGAAACCACTTGTTTGTTTGGAGTGTCTTCTCACCAAA GTACCTTTATCTTTGTGCTGCAACTATGTGTGTCTACATTGGGGTACTTATAATAGCTGCCACTGTAGTTTACACTGGCGTCGTACTATTTGTGAGGACAAAAAATTTCAACTTGAAGCTTCAAAATTTTGGATGA